A genomic region of Sulfobacillus acidophilus DSM 10332 contains the following coding sequences:
- a CDS encoding peptidase S16 lon domain protein (PFAM: Lon protease (S16) C-terminal proteolytic domain~COGs: COG1067 ATP-dependent protease~KEGG: adg:Adeg_0177 peptidase S16 lon domain protein~SPTR: ATP-dependent protease) — protein MIDRTRFEVHPDQARRQFRIEEFTLAAPHPEPPMMLGQARALKAIDFGLKMNAHMFLVGPVGTGKTTYIVERATAWAKTRPSPPDWCYVTNFAQPDQPRAISLPAGRARKFQEDITRLVKAIIDGIRQTFESDAYIHHRQTLLRRYQDQQQAVWGDMVQRARDMGFSVQATPTGALMTVPLRPDGQPYHPQEFSELPELVRKSFADRQRELEEPVASATQKIHALEREARQALEDQDREIARHAADHLMADFQATYQDLPQVTAYGEAILNDLVDHLEWLRSDDGGEGGATPVPNLAERYQVRVLVDHDPGAGAPVIVETNPTYANLFGRVDYRQQQGMLLTSIDGIRPGSVHRANGGFLILQAADLLRETLAYPTLKRILKQGWVRIEDVPEAVGWIRPALFQPEAIPVNLTVIVIGTPDIYYTLYRFDEDFRRLFKIKADFAADMADSPENLAAFADMVQQVAVREGYRPVDASAVVELAGYGATLAENQHRLSTRLGEIFSVLAEANVWAGEAGQPTITRDGILRALAERRERNSGPEEVLQRMMLDGTLIIDTEGQSIGQINGLAVLSAGDMPFGRPSRITAKAYAGERGIMNIERQTRQSGTTHTKGVLTLAAFFASRFAQTGPLTLSASIAFEQLYDEVDGDSASSAELYALLSELAGVGIDQGIAVTGSVNQKGEVQPIGGVNQKIEGFFQVCRAKGLTGHQGVIIPRRNLPHLMLAYEVIAAMKDGLFHVWAVDHVDEGIEILTGIPAGTPDQPDTVMGRVAQKLYQYRHALKAWEADGGSDRMS, from the coding sequence ATGATCGACCGGACGCGCTTTGAAGTGCATCCCGACCAAGCTCGCCGACAATTCCGGATCGAAGAATTCACGTTAGCGGCGCCCCACCCGGAACCCCCGATGATGCTGGGGCAGGCGCGGGCACTAAAGGCCATTGACTTTGGACTCAAAATGAACGCGCATATGTTTTTGGTGGGCCCGGTGGGAACCGGGAAAACCACCTACATTGTCGAACGGGCAACCGCCTGGGCCAAGACCCGACCAAGTCCGCCCGATTGGTGTTACGTCACCAACTTTGCCCAACCGGATCAACCGCGGGCGATTTCCCTACCAGCCGGGCGAGCCCGCAAGTTTCAAGAGGACATTACCCGGTTGGTCAAGGCGATCATCGACGGCATTCGGCAGACGTTTGAGAGTGATGCGTACATTCACCATCGACAAACCCTATTGCGCCGCTATCAAGACCAACAGCAGGCCGTCTGGGGGGATATGGTCCAACGGGCACGCGACATGGGGTTTAGCGTGCAGGCGACTCCCACGGGGGCTCTCATGACAGTGCCTCTGCGCCCTGACGGTCAACCTTATCACCCGCAGGAATTTTCGGAACTGCCCGAGTTGGTGCGTAAAAGTTTTGCGGATCGTCAACGGGAATTGGAAGAGCCGGTGGCGAGCGCTACCCAAAAGATTCATGCCCTAGAGCGGGAAGCGCGCCAGGCATTGGAGGATCAGGATCGCGAAATAGCCCGGCATGCGGCTGACCATCTGATGGCGGATTTTCAGGCTACCTATCAGGATTTACCGCAGGTCACGGCCTATGGGGAAGCGATTTTAAATGATTTAGTCGACCACTTGGAGTGGCTCCGGTCGGACGACGGCGGCGAGGGAGGGGCGACCCCGGTGCCGAATCTGGCCGAACGTTATCAAGTCCGGGTGCTGGTAGACCATGACCCGGGGGCGGGAGCACCGGTCATCGTCGAGACCAATCCCACCTATGCCAACTTATTTGGACGAGTGGACTACCGCCAACAGCAAGGCATGTTGTTAACCAGCATTGACGGAATCCGGCCCGGTAGTGTTCATCGGGCCAATGGAGGCTTTTTGATTTTGCAGGCGGCGGACTTGTTGCGCGAAACGCTGGCGTATCCGACGTTGAAACGGATTTTGAAACAAGGTTGGGTGCGCATTGAAGACGTGCCGGAGGCGGTGGGTTGGATTCGGCCGGCGCTTTTTCAACCCGAGGCCATTCCGGTCAATCTGACGGTAATCGTGATCGGCACGCCCGATATCTATTACACCCTTTATCGGTTCGACGAGGATTTTCGCCGCCTATTTAAGATTAAGGCCGATTTTGCGGCAGATATGGCCGATTCCCCGGAAAACTTGGCGGCCTTTGCGGACATGGTTCAGCAAGTGGCGGTCCGGGAGGGCTATCGTCCGGTGGATGCCAGTGCCGTTGTCGAGCTGGCCGGTTATGGGGCGACATTGGCGGAAAATCAGCATCGCTTGTCTACCCGGTTGGGCGAAATCTTTTCCGTGTTGGCGGAGGCCAACGTATGGGCCGGGGAGGCCGGTCAACCGACGATTACCCGCGACGGTATTTTGCGGGCGTTAGCCGAACGGCGGGAAAGAAATTCCGGACCGGAAGAAGTCTTACAACGGATGATGTTAGACGGCACCCTCATCATTGACACCGAAGGTCAGTCCATCGGCCAAATCAACGGGTTGGCCGTGCTGAGTGCCGGGGATATGCCGTTCGGGCGCCCTTCCCGGATTACGGCCAAGGCCTATGCCGGGGAACGCGGGATTATGAATATTGAGCGGCAAACACGGCAATCCGGGACAACCCATACGAAAGGGGTGTTGACGCTAGCGGCATTTTTTGCGAGCCGGTTTGCCCAAACCGGACCGTTAACCTTAAGCGCCAGCATTGCGTTCGAACAGCTCTATGATGAAGTGGACGGGGATAGCGCGTCGAGCGCGGAGCTTTATGCGCTGTTGTCGGAATTGGCGGGAGTCGGTATTGATCAGGGAATTGCCGTGACGGGCTCGGTGAACCAAAAAGGGGAGGTTCAGCCGATAGGGGGGGTTAACCAAAAAATTGAAGGGTTTTTCCAGGTATGTCGGGCCAAGGGGCTTACCGGTCATCAAGGGGTGATTATTCCGCGGCGCAACCTTCCTCATTTAATGCTGGCGTACGAAGTGATTGCCGCCATGAAAGACGGATTGTTTCACGTGTGGGCGGTGGATCACGTCGACGAGGGTATTGAAATCTTGACCGGTATCCCGGCCGGGACCCCGGACCAACCGGATACGGTGATGGGACGCGTAGCCCAAAAGCTCTATCAATATCGCCATGCGTTAAAAGCGTGGGAAGCCGATGGCGGGTCGGATCGCATGAGTTAG
- a CDS encoding 3D domain-containing protein (PFAM: 3D domain~COGs: COG3584 conserved hypothetical protein~InterPro IPR010611~KEGG: sth:STH3250 hypothetical protein~PFAM: 3D~SPTR: Putative uncharacterized protein) — protein sequence MIRGKWRAFGVAGLGLLSALLLVETAPRTTRAVRLPDPVRLATASGMALWPWQPGGIFWTHAWFASQPFPVVTQKDPGLPAGQTDLLTPGQPGVVYRTGPVSVSVLPPVAQTVIQGTAPIHQLRVNGVTYYYDRVFTAMTTAYNGSWAMNGPSGAVAAWNGQPLRPGDVAVDPSVIPLGTYLYIDGYGPARAVDTGSAIWGDHIDLFYQESDWQVALYGIQFHKVYILTEPPPHFTG from the coding sequence ATGATACGCGGTAAATGGCGGGCTTTCGGGGTGGCCGGACTCGGTCTCTTGAGCGCTCTTCTCCTGGTCGAAACGGCCCCACGCACAACCCGTGCCGTTCGACTGCCGGATCCCGTGCGGCTAGCCACGGCCAGCGGGATGGCCCTGTGGCCTTGGCAACCGGGCGGGATTTTTTGGACCCATGCCTGGTTTGCCAGTCAACCGTTCCCGGTCGTCACCCAAAAGGATCCCGGATTACCGGCCGGCCAGACGGACTTACTGACACCGGGGCAACCCGGGGTCGTCTATCGAACCGGGCCGGTCTCGGTGTCGGTTTTGCCGCCGGTGGCCCAGACGGTGATTCAAGGAACCGCGCCGATTCATCAATTGCGGGTCAATGGGGTGACCTACTACTATGACCGGGTATTTACGGCGATGACGACGGCCTATAACGGCTCCTGGGCGATGAACGGGCCCTCTGGTGCGGTCGCCGCCTGGAACGGTCAACCGTTGCGTCCGGGGGATGTGGCTGTCGACCCGTCGGTGATTCCTTTAGGCACCTATTTATACATTGACGGCTACGGACCGGCCCGGGCCGTGGACACAGGATCGGCCATTTGGGGCGACCATATCGATCTTTTTTATCAAGAGTCGGATTGGCAAGTCGCCCTCTATGGAATCCAGTTTCATAAGGTCTATATTTTGACGGAGCCGCCGCCGCATTTTACCGGCTAG
- a CDS encoding HAD-superfamily hydrolase, subfamily IA, variant 3 (PFAM: haloacid dehalogenase-like hydrolase~TIGRFAM: haloacid dehalogenase superfamily, subfamily IA, variant 3 with third motif having DD or ED~COGs: COG0637 phosphatase/phosphohexomutase~InterPro IPR005834:IPR006402~KEGG: afr:AFE_1466 HAD-superfamily hydrolase, subfamily IA, variant 3~PFAM: Haloacid dehalogenase-like hydrolase~SPTR: HAD-superfamily hydrolase, subfamily IA, variant 3;~TIGRFAM: HAD-superfamily hydrolase, subfamily IA, variant 3), whose protein sequence is MSAKPLLRAVIFDVDGTLADTEAEGHRVAFNEAFKTWGLPVYWDVAEYGRWLGVPGGKERIAAYWRAHPELPPISESEIRALHEFKTRLYHEMVDQGAILLRPGIVPLLHSLSEHGIRVAIATTTARPNVEHLLEATIGPAGTHPFDVIVAGDEVPQKKPAPDVYWEALRQLDLTPAEAVAVEDSEPGYQAAVGATLATVVVTNAYSEGRPFPLACRILDNFMNARVLDQPDHEPISQVTATHLADWAGLRLPSR, encoded by the coding sequence TTGAGTGCAAAACCTCTCTTGCGCGCGGTGATTTTTGACGTTGACGGCACCCTTGCCGATACCGAAGCCGAAGGTCACCGAGTCGCCTTTAATGAAGCGTTTAAAACCTGGGGATTACCCGTTTATTGGGATGTTGCGGAATATGGCCGCTGGTTAGGCGTGCCCGGCGGCAAAGAACGCATTGCCGCCTATTGGCGAGCTCATCCGGAGCTACCGCCCATATCCGAGTCCGAAATCCGGGCGCTGCACGAATTTAAGACACGGCTATACCATGAGATGGTGGACCAAGGAGCGATTCTCCTTCGGCCGGGGATTGTCCCCTTACTACACAGTCTGTCGGAACACGGCATTCGGGTCGCTATCGCCACGACCACGGCGCGACCTAATGTCGAACACTTATTGGAAGCCACCATCGGTCCCGCCGGCACCCATCCGTTTGACGTCATCGTCGCCGGCGATGAAGTGCCCCAGAAAAAACCGGCACCGGACGTCTATTGGGAGGCCCTCCGACAGCTGGACCTGACGCCCGCGGAAGCCGTTGCCGTCGAAGATTCCGAGCCGGGCTACCAAGCTGCCGTCGGCGCTACCTTGGCGACCGTGGTCGTGACTAACGCCTATTCCGAAGGTCGGCCGTTTCCCTTGGCTTGCCGCATCCTAGACAACTTTATGAATGCCCGCGTGCTCGATCAGCCGGATCACGAACCCATTTCACAGGTCACGGCAACCCATCTCGCCGATTGGGCCGGACTTCGTTTGCCTAGCCGGTAA
- a CDS encoding Enoyl-(acyl-carrier-protein) reductase (NADH) (PFAM: short chain dehydrogenase~COGs: COG0623 Enoyl-(acyl-carrier-protein)~KEGG: bts:Btus_1047 short-chain dehydrogenase/reductase SDR~PRIAM: Enoyl-[acyl-carrier-protein] reductase (NADH)~SPTR: Enoyl-[acyl-carrier-protein] reductase [NADH]), with product MGLLDGQYAVVTGVANKRSIAWGIARAFDREGARIILTYQNERLLENVEKLAGELSRPPELVPLDVTDDTSLNSVAARVGEITDAVHVLVHSIAHAAREDLAGRFVDTSRDGFLMAQNISAYSLTALVRVLHPLLVNAHGASVIAMTHDGARRVMPNYNVMGVAKASLEASVRYLAWDLGKEHIRVNAISAGPIKTLAASGVKGISSALQLVTEKAPIPENITTEDVGNAAVFLAAPWSRYVTGHVLYVDSGLHIMGG from the coding sequence ATGGGGCTTTTGGACGGCCAATATGCCGTGGTAACCGGAGTGGCCAACAAGCGCAGTATTGCCTGGGGGATTGCCCGGGCGTTTGACCGAGAAGGCGCACGTATTATCTTAACGTATCAAAATGAGCGCCTTTTGGAGAATGTCGAGAAACTCGCGGGGGAATTAAGTCGTCCACCGGAGCTGGTTCCCTTAGATGTGACGGACGATACGTCGCTGAATAGTGTGGCGGCCCGGGTAGGGGAAATCACCGACGCGGTCCACGTGCTGGTTCATTCCATTGCCCATGCTGCCCGGGAAGATCTCGCCGGGCGATTTGTGGATACCAGTCGCGACGGGTTCTTGATGGCTCAAAATATTAGTGCCTATTCCTTAACCGCGTTGGTGCGGGTTTTACATCCGTTATTGGTAAACGCCCATGGCGCGAGCGTGATCGCCATGACCCATGATGGGGCTCGTCGGGTCATGCCGAATTACAACGTGATGGGCGTGGCCAAAGCGTCGTTGGAAGCCTCCGTCCGTTATTTGGCATGGGATCTGGGTAAAGAACATATTCGGGTCAATGCGATATCGGCCGGGCCGATTAAGACATTGGCCGCATCGGGCGTGAAAGGGATTTCATCCGCGTTGCAATTGGTGACGGAAAAAGCACCCATACCGGAGAACATCACGACGGAGGATGTCGGGAATGCGGCGGTATTTTTGGCCGCCCCCTGGTCGCGGTATGTCACGGGGCATGTGCTGTATGTCGATAGCGGATTACATATTATGGGAGGTTGA
- a CDS encoding 3-hydroxybutyryl-CoA dehydrogenase (PFAM: 3-hydroxyacyl-CoA dehydrogenase, C-terminal domain; 3-hydroxyacyl-CoA dehydrogenase, NAD binding domain~COGs: COG1250 3-hydroxyacyl-CoA dehydrogenase~InterPro IPR006176:IPR006108~KEGG: gct:GC56T3_2074 3-hydroxyacyl-CoA dehydrogenase NAD-binding protein~PFAM: 3-hydroxyacyl-CoA dehydrogenase, NAD binding; 3-hydroxyacyl-CoA dehydrogenase, C-terminal~PRIAM: 3-hydroxybutyryl-CoA dehydrogenase~SPTR: 3-hydroxyacyl-CoA dehydrogenase NAD-binding protein) has protein sequence MDNHMIAVVGAGTMGHGISQVAAQHGYEVLMWDAAPGVVERAIGIIGDRLAKQVAAGKLPESERQQTLKRLVPVTRWDDLASASLAIEAVLEVMEVKKEVFQELDRVLPADALLATNTSSLSITEIAKVTRRPGQVLGMHFFNPAPVMKLVELVRGEETRDDVVQRAETFAHSIGKETVVVQKDTPGFIVNRVLMPLFIEAMRILEEGIASAEDIDKAVKLGLNHPMGPLTLADLTGLDVDLHVMDYLYDEFHDDRFAAPMVLRRLVRAGHYGRKTGRGFYRYS, from the coding sequence ATGGATAATCATATGATTGCCGTGGTGGGTGCCGGAACGATGGGTCACGGCATTAGCCAAGTGGCGGCGCAACATGGCTATGAGGTTCTGATGTGGGATGCGGCACCGGGTGTAGTCGAGCGGGCGATTGGGATCATCGGGGATCGCTTAGCCAAACAAGTTGCCGCCGGGAAATTGCCGGAAAGCGAGCGGCAACAAACCTTAAAACGGCTCGTACCGGTAACCCGCTGGGACGATTTAGCCTCGGCTTCTTTAGCCATTGAAGCGGTCTTGGAAGTGATGGAGGTTAAAAAAGAGGTTTTTCAAGAGTTAGACCGCGTATTGCCGGCGGATGCGTTGTTGGCCACGAATACGTCCTCTTTATCGATTACCGAAATTGCCAAGGTAACTCGCCGCCCGGGACAAGTGCTCGGCATGCACTTCTTTAATCCCGCTCCAGTGATGAAGTTGGTGGAACTGGTGCGAGGGGAGGAAACCCGGGATGATGTCGTCCAACGCGCCGAGACCTTTGCCCATTCGATCGGAAAAGAAACGGTCGTTGTTCAAAAAGACACGCCCGGTTTTATCGTCAACCGGGTACTGATGCCGCTTTTCATTGAGGCGATGCGTATCCTCGAAGAAGGGATTGCCAGTGCCGAGGATATTGATAAAGCGGTAAAATTGGGGCTCAATCATCCGATGGGTCCGCTTACGCTGGCGGATTTAACCGGGTTGGACGTGGACCTCCATGTGATGGATTATTTATATGACGAGTTTCACGACGATCGGTTTGCGGCACCCATGGTTTTGCGTCGGCTCGTACGGGCCGGACATTACGGCCGTAAAACGGGCCGTGGATTTTACCGGTATTCCTGA
- a CDS encoding hypothetical protein (PFAM: YtxC-like family~KEGG: sgy:Sgly_0244 sporulation protein YtxC~SPTR: Sporulation protein YtxC) translates to MMDWVVAINASRDRDLGPFLARRVSGAWIEEPDGPLLTYRCTTAQGSETTLFRRQLADALAQYLLIYQKRQWLESLAPEVMPAGYGADMLRAVIDESLRRLHASALDDRRRLREASERLGDFLAESAVIQLDGVRRFLFADYEQLWLAVLAETLQEWDWQREHEEFIQFLQRCISRLPGSVVTLAIRFNETGLLILEDGDGHRVTPPPGYQDRMKGFSDDEWIMLVLRMAPRRLVIHDEWLPNAVKEILLGVYGDGFHWCAGCRRCKPPQSFGPTS, encoded by the coding sequence ATGATGGATTGGGTTGTAGCGATCAACGCCTCGCGGGACCGGGACCTCGGTCCGTTTCTGGCTCGTCGCGTATCCGGCGCCTGGATCGAAGAGCCCGATGGACCGCTACTCACCTATCGCTGTACGACGGCCCAGGGGTCGGAGACCACCCTTTTTCGTCGCCAATTGGCCGATGCGTTGGCTCAGTATCTCCTGATTTACCAAAAGCGGCAATGGCTGGAGTCCTTGGCACCGGAGGTGATGCCCGCCGGGTATGGTGCGGACATGCTGCGTGCCGTGATTGACGAAAGCCTCCGCCGGTTACACGCCAGTGCCTTGGACGATCGACGGCGGCTACGGGAGGCCAGTGAGCGACTCGGCGATTTCCTCGCCGAATCGGCGGTAATCCAGCTAGACGGGGTACGCCGCTTCCTTTTTGCCGATTATGAACAATTATGGCTGGCGGTGCTGGCGGAGACCCTTCAAGAGTGGGATTGGCAACGCGAGCACGAGGAGTTTATTCAGTTCCTACAACGCTGCATCAGTCGACTGCCGGGGTCTGTTGTCACATTGGCCATTCGGTTCAACGAGACGGGATTATTAATCTTAGAAGACGGCGACGGCCACCGGGTAACCCCGCCTCCGGGATATCAGGATCGGATGAAGGGGTTTTCCGACGACGAGTGGATTATGCTGGTATTACGGATGGCCCCGCGTCGGTTGGTGATTCATGACGAGTGGCTGCCAAACGCGGTCAAAGAGATCTTGCTGGGGGTTTATGGCGACGGGTTTCATTGGTGCGCCGGATGCCGGCGGTGTAAACCCCCTCAGTCGTTCGGACCGACTTCTTGA
- a CDS encoding threonyl-tRNA synthetase (PFAM: Anticodon binding domain; Threonyl and Alanyl tRNA synthetase second additional domain; tRNA synthetase class II core domain (G, H, P, S and T)~TIGRFAM: threonyl-tRNA synthetase~COGs: COG0441 Threonyl-tRNA synthetase~InterPro IPR012947:IPR002314:IPR004154:IPR002320~KEGG: tmr:Tmar_0825 Ser-tRNA(Thr) hydrolase; threonyl-tRNA synthetase~PFAM: Aminoacyl-tRNA synthetase, class II (G/ H/ P/ S), conserved region; Threonyl/alanyl tRNA synthetase, SAD; Anticodon-binding~SPTR: Threonyl-tRNA synthetase;~TIGRFAM: Threonyl-tRNA synthetase, class IIa), translated as MADHMAHHIRVEAGQRAEDVASIPAEAVAVWINGKVWDISRPLPESGELMWLTFEDSAGRHVFRHSSAHLLAQAVKRLWPDAKLGTGPALEDGFYYDIWLPEPLTEGDLPRIEAAIQEIVAEDFPVERMELSRDEALKLFEERGETFKLEIIRRIPDGAVISAYRQGEFIDLCSGPHVPHTGVLKAVKLTQVSGAYWRGDEKNPMMTRIYGTSFPDAEQLERHLQQIEEAKQRDHRKLGAQLDLFTFREEAPGFVFWHPKGHQLYRTLEDFSRRLQQERGYQEVATPWIYRVGLWERSGHWDHYRDNLFLIERDDELQGVKPMNCPGHALLFKGTTRSYRDLPWRLAEYSPLSRFERSGTLHGLMRVRGFHQDDAHLFVRPDQIQSEMFGVLDLVDLVYRAFNMPYEVVLSTRPDDYMGDLALWERAEAELESVLKARGLRYQINPKDGAFYGPKLDVYAVDSLGRRWQCATAQLDFQLPEKFELEYVDQDGQPKRPVMIHRAIMGSLERFIGILVEHYAGAFPFWLAPLQVMVLPITDRQLPYAEAVQKALVAAGIRAEVDRRNQKIGYKIREAQLQKVPEMLVVGARDEENQTVSVRIRELGDVGAKPWPAYLDELRLKAGQIWD; from the coding sequence ATGGCAGATCACATGGCACATCACATCCGAGTGGAAGCCGGCCAACGGGCAGAAGATGTCGCGAGCATTCCCGCCGAGGCGGTGGCCGTCTGGATTAACGGCAAGGTCTGGGATATTTCCCGCCCGTTGCCGGAATCCGGCGAGTTAATGTGGCTTACTTTTGAGGATAGTGCGGGCCGTCACGTCTTTCGCCACTCGAGCGCGCATTTGTTGGCGCAGGCGGTGAAACGACTCTGGCCGGACGCCAAACTCGGCACGGGTCCCGCGTTAGAAGACGGTTTCTATTACGATATTTGGTTGCCGGAACCGTTGACGGAGGGGGACTTGCCGCGGATTGAGGCGGCAATTCAAGAGATTGTCGCCGAAGATTTTCCCGTCGAGCGAATGGAACTCAGTCGTGACGAGGCTTTGAAACTCTTTGAGGAACGCGGCGAAACGTTTAAGCTGGAAATTATTCGCCGGATTCCCGACGGTGCCGTCATTTCGGCTTATCGTCAAGGGGAGTTTATCGACCTCTGCTCCGGTCCGCATGTACCACACACCGGGGTGTTAAAAGCGGTGAAATTGACCCAGGTATCTGGAGCCTATTGGCGGGGCGACGAAAAGAACCCGATGATGACGCGCATTTACGGCACATCCTTTCCGGATGCCGAACAGTTGGAACGCCATCTGCAGCAAATTGAAGAGGCGAAGCAACGCGATCATCGAAAGCTGGGCGCCCAACTCGATTTGTTCACGTTTCGGGAAGAGGCTCCCGGATTTGTCTTTTGGCATCCGAAAGGGCACCAGCTATACCGCACGTTGGAGGACTTTTCTCGGCGGTTGCAACAAGAACGGGGCTATCAGGAAGTGGCCACGCCCTGGATTTATCGCGTGGGGCTTTGGGAGCGTTCGGGGCATTGGGATCACTACCGGGACAATCTCTTTTTAATCGAGCGGGATGACGAGCTGCAAGGGGTTAAACCGATGAACTGCCCCGGACACGCGTTGCTATTCAAAGGGACGACCCGTTCGTATCGTGATCTGCCGTGGCGCCTGGCGGAATATAGCCCACTCTCACGGTTTGAGCGTTCGGGTACACTACATGGATTGATGCGAGTCCGCGGGTTTCATCAAGATGATGCCCATCTCTTTGTGCGGCCGGATCAAATTCAAAGTGAAATGTTCGGGGTGCTGGATCTGGTTGACCTGGTCTATCGGGCCTTTAACATGCCCTATGAAGTTGTCCTGTCGACCCGACCCGATGATTACATGGGCGATCTCGCCCTGTGGGAGCGGGCAGAAGCCGAGTTGGAGTCGGTATTGAAGGCGCGAGGCCTGAGGTATCAGATTAACCCCAAAGACGGCGCCTTTTACGGCCCGAAGTTGGACGTCTATGCAGTTGACAGTCTCGGTCGACGGTGGCAATGCGCCACGGCCCAACTGGACTTCCAATTACCGGAGAAATTTGAGTTAGAGTATGTTGATCAGGATGGGCAACCCAAACGTCCGGTGATGATTCATCGGGCCATTATGGGGTCGTTGGAGCGGTTTATCGGGATTTTGGTCGAGCACTACGCAGGGGCATTTCCATTCTGGTTGGCACCCCTGCAGGTAATGGTGCTGCCGATTACCGATCGGCAACTCCCCTATGCCGAGGCCGTTCAAAAGGCGTTGGTTGCGGCCGGTATTCGGGCAGAAGTGGATCGGCGCAACCAAAAAATCGGGTATAAAATTCGTGAGGCGCAATTGCAAAAAGTCCCGGAAATGTTGGTCGTCGGCGCCCGCGACGAGGAGAACCAGACGGTATCCGTGCGGATCCGGGAGTTGGGTGATGTGGGTGCCAAGCCGTGGCCGGCCTACTTGGACGAACTACGGCTGAAGGCGGGGCAAATCTGGGACTAG
- a CDS encoding bacterial translation initiation factor 3 (bIF-3) (PFAM: Translation initiation factor IF-3, C-terminal domain; Translation initiation factor IF-3, N-terminal domain~TIGRFAM: translation initiation factor IF-3~COGs: COG0290 Translation initiation factor 3 (IF-3)~HAMAP: Translation initiation factor IF-3~InterPro IPR019814:IPR019815:IPR001288~KEGG: dau:Daud_1383 translation initiation factor IF-3~PFAM: Translation initiation factor 3, N-terminal; Translation initiation factor 3, C-terminal~SPTR: Translation initiation factor IF-3;~TIGRFAM: Translation initiation factor 3~manually curated) translates to MKDLRINDEIRVREVRVVGEDGEQLGVMSIRDALTLAAERRLDLVEVSPTARPPVCRLMDYGKFKYEQAKRERESRKKQKVVNIKELKMRPAIEDHDFEVKVKSARRFLAEGDKVKCTMVFRGREIVHASLAQETLKKLADAVADVGIVERVPKVEGRAMIMILAPKKGV, encoded by the coding sequence ATCAAAGATCTCCGGATCAACGACGAGATTCGTGTTCGGGAAGTGCGTGTGGTTGGCGAGGACGGTGAGCAACTAGGGGTCATGTCGATACGCGATGCCTTAACGCTTGCGGCGGAACGGCGTTTGGACCTGGTTGAGGTGTCGCCAACCGCCCGGCCGCCGGTCTGTCGGCTGATGGATTACGGAAAATTTAAGTACGAGCAAGCCAAACGGGAGCGCGAATCACGCAAAAAACAAAAGGTCGTCAATATCAAGGAACTGAAGATGCGACCGGCCATCGAAGACCATGATTTTGAGGTTAAAGTCAAAAGCGCCCGACGTTTTTTGGCGGAGGGCGACAAGGTGAAATGTACGATGGTGTTTCGAGGACGGGAAATCGTACATGCGAGCCTGGCGCAAGAAACCTTGAAAAAATTGGCCGATGCCGTCGCGGACGTTGGCATCGTCGAACGGGTCCCAAAGGTCGAAGGTCGCGCGATGATTATGATATTGGCACCGAAAAAAGGAGTGTAG